The nucleotide window CATGACCCTCTCATCTTTTGTGATTGTATATGGTTGCGGGCTGGCTTTTGGCGCCAAAAACAAAAAGACGCTGACCATCGTCTCTCTTGCTTCGGTAGTGGTTGTGTATCTGCTCTTTGGCATGTTGCTGAAGGTTAGCTTGTACCATGGCATCTTTTTCGGAGGATGAGAAAACATGGTTGATTTATATGAGATGAGAAGAAGAGGAGGTTTATTGCTTAGATGGAATCAGTTGTATTGCAAGGTTTACTTTCATCCCTGGCCCCCACTTCGATAATAGCAGTTTTAGTTGGCGTATTCGTCGGCATTGCTGTTGGCATTGTGCCGGGGATTGGTGCGGGAGTTGGACTATCTTTACTTTTGCCTATCATATTTAACGTCCCGCCGCTGATCGGGCTCATGCTGCTTTTAGCTCTGTGGGCCTCTGACGGTTATGGCGCTTCTATTTCTTCGATCCTTTTGAACGTGCCCGGGGGAGCCGGAGCTGTGGCTACCTGCTTCGACGGCCATCCTATGGCTCAACAGGGTAAAGCCGGTGAAGCAATCGGGATTTCCATGGCTTCCTCCATGCTTGCCGGCATTCTGGGAACCTTCGTCCTAATGCTGGCCGCTCCTCCCCTGGCGAAGCTGGCCGTAAAGATAGGGCCTGCCGAGTATACTATCATGGCTATATTAGGCATGACTTTGATCGGAGGCATGGCGGGGAAAAACAGGATCAAAGGTTTGGTTTCCGCTATTATCGGCCTGATGGTGAGCTTTATCGGCTATGACTTGACTACTGGTTTTGTACGCTATAACTTTGGGTCTGCCTACTTATTTGACGGAATTGAGTTTGAATTAGTCCTGATTGGTTTCTTTGCCATAGGCGAACTGATGCAAGCCGGCGAAGAGGGAGGGACCGTAGCCGAGTTTGGCAAGATGACGGGTACCGTTATGGGAGGGTTCAAAGAAGCCCTAAAGCGCCCGATGTCAATTTTACGATCTTCTCTGGTAGGCGTCGTTATGGGCGTACTGCCCGGAATCGGTATTACCATTTCCAGCATGGCTGCTTATGAAGTAGAGAAGAAATTCTCCAAAACGCCTGAGAAATTTGGCACAGGGATGGTAGAAGGAATCATCGGTCCGGAAGCGGCCAACAATTCTTGCCAGCCTGCTGCTTTAATTCCTACTCTTACTTTGGGTATTCCCGCAGGAAGCACTTCGGCGGTTTTTTTGGGAGCCCTGATTATGTATGGATTGACTCCCGGAATGGACCTTTTTACCAACAAAGCTCCTCTGGTTTGGGCGATGATGTGGGGTATTATCGTGGCCAGTATTGCCTATGTGCTGGTTGGCCTTATTTTTGCCAACTGGTTTGCCAAATTGACTATCCTGCCTATTGAGTATTTGGTTCCCTGTACATTGGTTACCTGCTTTATTGGCGCCTTTGTTACGACCAATAGTTTCTACGATCTGGTGGTAGCTTTCCTTTTTGGCCTGATTGGTTATGTCATGGCTGTCCTTAAGTATCCTCCGGCGCCGGCTATCCTGGGTGTAGTTCTGGGGCCTATCCTTGAGAAGAACTACTTCCGGGCTTTACTCTTATCCGACGGCTCCCATAGAATCTTTTTCAACGGTACCCTGGCAATATTTCTTTGGGGCATACTGGCCCTAATTCTCTTTGCACCTCTTCTTTTCAAGCTGTTTAAGAGCCGCAAAGAGGCAAAACTGCTTCGTAATCTCTAGTTTTCCCAAATAAGTTAGCTAGGAGGAGAAATGATGAGGAAACACATTTGGCGGAAGGTTTTGGCTATCGGCTTGATTGTCCTCCTGCCCCTAACCCTGGTTGGGTGCGGTGATAACAGCGCTAAAAACATCGAAGATTATCCGACAAAGAGCATCACCGTCATGGTTGGATTTAATCCGGGCGGTGGCGTGGACACAGCCGTACGGGGAATTCAGCCCTATCTTCAAAAATATATCGGTAAGACGGTCCTTGTGGAGAACAAACCAGGCAACCAGGGTCTTATCGCAATGAACTACGTAGGCGAGCAAAAGCCTGACGGTTACACCTTGATAGCAACAACCAATGCCATGAGCCTCAACGCTATGATTTTTCCCGAATCCTATAAGTTGAAGGCTGCTCCCGAAGAAGCATTGATTCCTATTTATAGTTGGGTTAATGGCGATGGTAACGGTATCTTCGTTTCCAAAGAGTCTGCCATTAAGACCTGGGACGACCTGGTTGCCAAGGCCCAAACAGAAGAAGGCATCAAGATTGCAGGCTCCGGTATAGGCTCCACCGATCATATCACAGCCATTACTCTCACCAAGATCTATGGCGGCAAATGGACCTTCGTGCCTATGGATAGCGCCGGTGAAGTAGCTTCCGCCGTATTAGGCGGTCAGGTTGATGCAGGCAGCAGCTCTCCGGGGGCCGCCAGCTTGGACCCCAGCCGGGTGAACATGCTTGCCGTTACCCTGAAAGAAAGGGCTGAAAAATGGCCTGATGCGCCTACATTCATTGAGCTGGAAAAACCCGAGCTTTACATCTTGTTTGTGATTGGCCTGATGGCTCCTGCCGGGACGCCCCCCGAAATAATCGCTAAGTTGGAAGATGCTATGGATCAAGCCCGCAATGACCAAGCTTTCATTGACTGGGCCGAAAATGCCAAGCAGCCTATTGGTAAAGAGGGCTGGAAAGCTGAGACTTACAAATCTTATTTAACCGATTACCAAACCAATATGAAGGCTTTGGTCCCCGACATACAGGAAGCCCTTAAAGCTGCCCAGGGCGGGCAATAAGCCAGGGTATGTGCAACCGCATTCAAGCTAAATATTTAGATCATGGGTTAGTAGGGAACCTATAAGAAGCTAAATGCTTTTTGGGGTTTCCTTTTTAATTTATCAAAAAATTGAAAGGAGCTATTAAAATGCCAAGAGATTTAAGAACATTTTTGAAGGAGCTGGAAGCGGCCAATGAGATCGTTACTATTAGCAAAGAGGTTGATCCTTTGAAAAATCTGGCCGGCTTGGCCTGGCAGGGTGAAAACAGGCTCGGCAAAGCTACGTTCTTTACGAATTTAAAAGATTTCCCCGGATGGAGGGCGGTGAGCTATGCCGACGCCAGCCGTAAACGGCTTTCTATGGCTGTTGATACTACTCCCCGGGAGTTTATTCCGACAATGAATGAAATGCTGAAAAAAGGCCCTACTAAAAAGCAATTGGTTGCTGAGGGTCCCGTACAGGAAGTAGTTAAAATAGGAGCTGAAGCCAGCCTTTATGATTTGCCCATCCATGTCATGTCAAACCTTGATGCCGGTCAGTATATGGGTGGGGCTATGGCGGTAATCAAGGACCCGGAAACGGGGATCCAGAACGTATCTCTTCACCGCCATCAGGTCAAAGGCAAAGACCGTCTCGGTGTTTTAATTCATCCCGGCCGCCATATGGATATGATCTATCAAAAATATGAGGCGAAAAATGAAAAAATGCCCATTGCTCTCGTTATCGGACATCATGCCACCTATTATTTAACCTGCTGCTGGACCTTCCCCTTCGGTGTGGATGAATTTGAAATGGCCGGAACATTCCTGGGCGAGCCGGTGCGCACGGTGAAATGCAAGACAGTGGATCTGGAAGTGCCGGCTGATGCGGAAATCATTATCGAGGGATATATGCTGCCTCATGTCCGGGAAGAGGAAGGACCTTTTGCCGAGCATACCGGATACGCCAGGGCCGGGGCCGGGCTTAACCCGGTCATCGAAATAACGGCCATCACCCACAGAACGGATGCGATCTACTATGCCCTCCAAGGCGGCAAGCCTATCGCTTCGTCACAGATCCTGGATGGGCTGCCCATGGAAGTTGTAATCTACAATCGGGTTAAAGACGTGGGTGGTTTCGTGGATATTAAAGACGTTGTAGCCATCCCATGTGCCGGCGGCAGCCATATTATCGTTGTACAGA belongs to Dehalobacter sp. and includes:
- a CDS encoding tripartite tricarboxylate transporter permease; translated protein: MESVVLQGLLSSLAPTSIIAVLVGVFVGIAVGIVPGIGAGVGLSLLLPIIFNVPPLIGLMLLLALWASDGYGASISSILLNVPGGAGAVATCFDGHPMAQQGKAGEAIGISMASSMLAGILGTFVLMLAAPPLAKLAVKIGPAEYTIMAILGMTLIGGMAGKNRIKGLVSAIIGLMVSFIGYDLTTGFVRYNFGSAYLFDGIEFELVLIGFFAIGELMQAGEEGGTVAEFGKMTGTVMGGFKEALKRPMSILRSSLVGVVMGVLPGIGITISSMAAYEVEKKFSKTPEKFGTGMVEGIIGPEAANNSCQPAALIPTLTLGIPAGSTSAVFLGALIMYGLTPGMDLFTNKAPLVWAMMWGIIVASIAYVLVGLIFANWFAKLTILPIEYLVPCTLVTCFIGAFVTTNSFYDLVVAFLFGLIGYVMAVLKYPPAPAILGVVLGPILEKNYFRALLLSDGSHRIFFNGTLAIFLWGILALILFAPLLFKLFKSRKEAKLLRNL
- a CDS encoding tripartite tricarboxylate transporter substrate binding protein; this encodes MMRKHIWRKVLAIGLIVLLPLTLVGCGDNSAKNIEDYPTKSITVMVGFNPGGGVDTAVRGIQPYLQKYIGKTVLVENKPGNQGLIAMNYVGEQKPDGYTLIATTNAMSLNAMIFPESYKLKAAPEEALIPIYSWVNGDGNGIFVSKESAIKTWDDLVAKAQTEEGIKIAGSGIGSTDHITAITLTKIYGGKWTFVPMDSAGEVASAVLGGQVDAGSSSPGAASLDPSRVNMLAVTLKERAEKWPDAPTFIELEKPELYILFVIGLMAPAGTPPEIIAKLEDAMDQARNDQAFIDWAENAKQPIGKEGWKAETYKSYLTDYQTNMKALVPDIQEALKAAQGGQ
- a CDS encoding UbiD family decarboxylase, producing MPRDLRTFLKELEAANEIVTISKEVDPLKNLAGLAWQGENRLGKATFFTNLKDFPGWRAVSYADASRKRLSMAVDTTPREFIPTMNEMLKKGPTKKQLVAEGPVQEVVKIGAEASLYDLPIHVMSNLDAGQYMGGAMAVIKDPETGIQNVSLHRHQVKGKDRLGVLIHPGRHMDMIYQKYEAKNEKMPIALVIGHHATYYLTCCWTFPFGVDEFEMAGTFLGEPVRTVKCKTVDLEVPADAEIIIEGYMLPHVREEEGPFAEHTGYARAGAGLNPVIEITAITHRTDAIYYALQGGKPIASSQILDGLPMEVVIYNRVKDVGGFVDIKDVVAIPCAGGSHIIVVQITPKIQGEAKDVAMAVLSSTYLHPKIAMVVDDDIDPHDNKELIWSLSTRVNPERDVFIVGGTHGHHLDASLPLLTPPGTHPQIRRGSKMGIDATKPPLTEPDARDHFTRSHAMGSDVFDINDFLK